In Ipomoea triloba cultivar NCNSP0323 chromosome 7, ASM357664v1, a single genomic region encodes these proteins:
- the LOC116025927 gene encoding protein decapping 5-like, whose product MAAESSSSAPRSGASPDSYIGSLISLTSKSEIRYEGVLYNINTDESSIGLRNVRSFGTEGRKKDGPQVLASDKVYEYILFRGSDIKDLQVKASPPVQSTPQINNDPAIIQSHYPRPPTTSSSLPPVSSAPAVDPNSHPSQLGHPGAASQGALPLYQPGGNLGSWGPSHPPQNAGGSGLAMPMYWQGFYGAPNGLPQLPQQSLLRPPPGLSMPPSMPQMQYSTFNSSMPTGGLSLPGSNLPEYPPSLIPNTASLTSSSLPASSLPSSVQPPQPTPALSSSALPLQPAPALPSSALPLQPAPALLSNVLPLQPAPALPSSVLPLQHLAPSSETVSSNLSNKTSLTAVSTATFSSTLPALPPTTTPGATTVAPHITNIPNPLPGPSQSKIAVGAMNTGPVETSTPSLLTPGHLLQSGPATVLPTQSVQTVQKDVEVVQVSPSQSSEPSAAVKSETQPPILPTPQQTHAQRPNGAQFHMRYNNYRGRGGRGTGISRPVTNFTEEFDFMAMNEKFNKDEVWGHLGKSSKSDSRDKEGNANGNDENNYHEEEDAGHPRVEVKPVYNKDDFFDSLSSNALDNESNQVRPRFSEQRKIDAETFGGEYARYRGGRGRGPYRGGRSRGYYGGYGGRGYGYGGRGRGRGSSD is encoded by the exons ATGGCGGCAGAGAGTTCTTCATCGGCGCCTAGATCTGGTGCATCGCCCGATTCCTACATTGGCAGTCTGATTAGCTTGACGTCGAAGAGCGAGATCAGATACGAAGGTGTTCTGTACAACATCAACACCGACGAGTCCAGTATCGGCCTACGCAACG TTAGATCATTTGGAACAGAAGGGAGGAAAAAAGATGGTCCTCAAGTTCTTGCAAGTGACAAagtttatgaatatatactatTTCGGGGAAGTGATATCAAG GATTTACAGGTGAAGGCTTCTCCACCTGTTCAGAGTACACCGCAAATAAACAATGATCCAGCTATTATTCAG TCTCATTATCCTCGTCCACCTACCACATCTTCAAGCTTGCCTCCAGTTTCCAGTGCTCCAGCAGTAGATCCTAATTCTCATCCATCACAACTGGGACATCCTGGAGCAGCATCTCAAGGGGCTCTACCTTTGTATCAACCTGGAGGGAACTTAGGCTCTTGGGGGCCATCACATCCACCCCAAAATGCAGGTGGTAGTGGACTTGCTATGCCAATGTATTGGCAAGGGTTTTATGGTGCCCCAAATGGACTACCCCAATTGCCCCAACAGTCACTACTTCGACCCCCACCTGGATTGTCGATGCCTCCTTCCATGCCACAGATGCAGTATTCCACTTTCAACTCATCTATGCCAACTGGAGGATTGAGTCTACCAGGGTCAAACTTGCCCGAATACCCTCCTTCATTGATTCCAAACACTGCTAGTCTAACCTCATCTTCTTTACCTGCTTCATCTTTGCCCTCTAGTGTGCAGCCACCCCAACCTACACCAGCCTTGTCTTCAAGTGCACTACCTCTCCAACCTGCACCAGCCTTGCCTTCAAGTGCACTACCTCTCCAACCTGCACCAGCCTTGCTTTCAAATGTGCTGCCCCTCCAACCTGCTCCAGCTTTGCCTTCAAGTGTCCTTCCGCTGCAACATTTGGCACCTAGTTCTGAAACAGTATCCAGTAATTTGTCAAACAAGACTTCACTGACTGCTGTCTCCACGGCAACATTTAGTTCCACTTTGCCAGCCTTACCTCCTACTACAACCCCTGGTGCAACTACTGTTGCACCTCATATCACTAATATACCCAATCCTTTACCAGGTCCATCTCAATCTAAAATTGCTGTTGGAGCAATGAATACTGGTCCAGTGGAGACATCCACACCTTCATTATTAACCCCAGGGCATCTACTGCAATCTGGACCTGCTACTGTCTTACCAACTCAATCAGTACAGACAGTTCAAAAGGATGTTGAGGTCGTTCAAGTGTCACCATCACAGTCATCAGAACCGTCAGCAGCTGTTAAATCAGAAACTCAGCCACCAATATTGCCAACACCTCAACAAACTCATGCACAAAGG CCAAATGGAGCTCAATTTCACATGCGCTACAACAACTACAGAGGGCGTGGAGGAAGAGGAACTGGG ATTTCAAGACCAGTGACAAATTTTACGGAGGAGTTTGATTTTATGGCAATGAATGAGAAATTTAACAAAGATGAAGTTTGGGGTCATCTTGGGAAGAGTTCTAAATCTGATTCAAGGGACAAAGAAGGGAATGCAAATGGCAATGATGAAAATAATTATCACGAAGAAGAAGATGCTGGCCATCCTAGGGTTGAGGTCAAG CCTGTTTATAACAAGGATGACTTTTTTGATTCCTTGTCTTCTAATGCATTGGATAATGAATCAAATCAAGTAAGGCCAAGGTTTTCCGAGCAGAGGAAGATTGATGCCGAG ACATTTGGAGGAGAGTACGCAAGATATAGGGGTGGTCGTGGCCGTGGCCCTTATCGTGGTGGTCGATCTCGAGGTTATTATGGAGGATATGGCGGAAGAGGATATGGCTATGGTGGTAGAGGCCGTGGTCGTGGCTCTTCCGACTAG